A stretch of Myxococcus hansupus DNA encodes these proteins:
- a CDS encoding alpha/beta fold hydrolase — MPTPSAAPAPRLFDLSLPDLTLEAGARVMHHIVRGWWWGPEEDVPWLHSRARVLSPEEADASALRVVRRTVEEQRGLAEEARHRGSGRAPASVPTVLLVHALTGDMRAGGKGGWWEPLIGPRRVLDPSRVRLLCFNNLGSCYGTTGPADEGFPLRTDDARFGPPLPQAKGDLRQDEHRLPATLTPWDQARSILLAMDALGLDEVELVTGGSLGGMVVLCLAALAPERFARMAPIATTESATAWVVGLNHVARQALLMDPGYPESPRRGLELARQLAMLTYRAEPGLEALQGRPAEWSSRALHPMHSYLEYQGQKLEARFDARAYLAQLGAMDHHDVSRFPGGGLARIRASALCVGIDTDQLFFPSHMAALARRLRERGLHAEHATLASLHGHDGFLLEWDAMASLLSRALVLPTAKSPQHWAEAPPRAPAFSPPCVPKA, encoded by the coding sequence ATGCCCACCCCATCCGCCGCACCGGCCCCGCGCCTCTTCGACCTGTCCCTGCCCGACTTGACGCTGGAGGCCGGCGCGCGCGTGATGCACCACATCGTCCGCGGATGGTGGTGGGGGCCGGAGGAGGACGTGCCCTGGCTGCACTCGCGCGCGCGCGTCCTCTCCCCGGAGGAAGCCGACGCCAGCGCGCTGCGCGTCGTCCGCCGCACCGTGGAGGAACAGCGCGGGCTCGCCGAGGAGGCCCGGCACCGAGGCTCCGGACGCGCCCCGGCGTCCGTGCCCACGGTGCTGCTGGTCCACGCGCTCACCGGCGACATGCGGGCAGGTGGCAAGGGCGGCTGGTGGGAGCCGCTCATCGGCCCCAGGCGCGTCCTGGACCCGTCGCGGGTGCGGCTGTTGTGCTTCAACAACCTCGGCTCCTGCTACGGCACCACGGGCCCGGCCGACGAGGGCTTCCCGCTGCGCACGGACGACGCGCGCTTCGGGCCGCCGCTGCCCCAGGCCAAGGGCGACTTGCGCCAGGACGAACACCGCCTGCCGGCCACGCTCACCCCGTGGGACCAGGCGCGCAGCATCCTCCTGGCCATGGACGCGCTGGGCCTGGACGAGGTGGAGCTCGTCACCGGCGGCTCACTGGGCGGCATGGTGGTGCTCTGCCTCGCGGCGCTGGCACCGGAGCGCTTCGCCCGCATGGCGCCCATCGCCACCACGGAGTCCGCCACCGCGTGGGTGGTGGGCCTCAACCACGTGGCGCGGCAGGCGCTGCTGATGGACCCGGGCTACCCCGAGTCGCCGCGCCGGGGCCTGGAGCTGGCGCGGCAGCTCGCGATGCTCACCTACCGCGCGGAGCCCGGCCTGGAGGCCCTGCAAGGCCGTCCCGCCGAGTGGTCCTCTCGCGCGCTGCACCCCATGCACAGCTACCTGGAGTACCAGGGCCAGAAGCTGGAGGCCCGCTTCGACGCGCGCGCGTACCTGGCGCAGCTCGGGGCCATGGACCACCATGACGTGTCACGCTTCCCGGGCGGCGGACTGGCCCGCATCCGCGCGAGCGCGCTGTGCGTGGGCATCGACACCGACCAGCTCTTCTTCCCCAGCCACATGGCGGCCTTGGCGCGGCGGCTGCGGGAGCGGGGGCTGCACGCCGAGCACGCCACGCTGGCCAGCCTGCATGGCCATGACGGCTTCCTGTTGGAGTGGGACGCGATGGCGTCCCTGCTCTCGCGAGCGCTCGTGCTGCCCACCGCGAAGAGCCCCCAGCACTGGGCGGAGGCGCCCCCACGAGCGCCCGCCTTCAGCCCACCTTGCGTGCCGAAGGCGTGA
- a CDS encoding O-acetylhomoserine aminocarboxypropyltransferase/cysteine synthase family protein, translating to MSTSDDRPLHFDTLALHAGYTPDPTTGARAVPIYQTTSYAFRDAEHASALFGLKEFGNIYTRLMNPTTDVFEKRIAALEGGVGALAVASGQAAETLTLLTLLKSGDEFVSGSSLYGGTYNLFKVTLPRLGIHTRFVDANRPEPFREAITPKTKALYLESLGNPRLDIPDFEAIATVAREAGLPLIVDNTALSPALFQPLRHGANIVVHSATKYIGGQGTSIGGVIVDGGTFPWTNGKFPEFTHPNPGYHGLRFAEAFGPAAFILKARLEGLRDMGPAISPFNSHAFILGLETLRLRVEKHSQNALAVARWLKQHPKVAWVRYPGLEDDPSHANARRYLRGGFGGLVTFGVHGGSEAGRKLINHVKLWSLLANIGDTRSLIIHPASTTHEQLSPEERLSTGVTDDLVRLSVGLEHLDDLLADLDRALTAP from the coding sequence ATGAGTACGTCCGACGACCGTCCCCTGCATTTCGACACCCTGGCCCTGCACGCGGGCTACACGCCCGACCCCACCACGGGCGCGCGCGCGGTGCCCATCTACCAGACGACCAGCTACGCGTTCCGCGACGCCGAGCACGCCTCCGCCCTCTTCGGGCTCAAGGAGTTCGGCAACATCTACACGCGGCTGATGAACCCGACGACGGACGTCTTCGAGAAGCGCATCGCCGCGCTCGAAGGCGGCGTGGGCGCGCTCGCGGTGGCCTCCGGGCAGGCCGCGGAGACGCTCACCCTCCTCACGCTGCTCAAGTCCGGTGACGAGTTCGTCTCCGGCTCCAGCCTCTACGGCGGCACGTACAACCTCTTCAAGGTGACGCTGCCCCGGCTGGGAATCCACACGCGCTTCGTGGACGCCAACCGGCCCGAGCCCTTCCGCGAGGCGATTACGCCGAAGACGAAGGCCCTCTACCTGGAGTCGCTCGGAAATCCGCGCCTGGACATCCCGGACTTCGAGGCCATCGCCACCGTCGCGCGCGAAGCCGGGCTGCCGCTCATCGTGGACAACACCGCGCTGTCCCCCGCGCTCTTCCAGCCCCTGCGCCACGGCGCGAACATCGTCGTGCACAGCGCCACCAAGTACATCGGAGGCCAGGGCACCTCCATTGGCGGCGTCATCGTGGATGGCGGCACCTTCCCGTGGACGAACGGCAAGTTCCCCGAGTTCACCCACCCCAACCCCGGCTACCACGGCCTGCGCTTCGCCGAGGCCTTTGGTCCCGCGGCCTTCATCCTCAAGGCGCGGCTCGAGGGCCTGCGGGACATGGGCCCCGCCATCAGCCCCTTCAACTCGCACGCGTTCATCCTCGGATTGGAGACGCTGCGGCTGCGCGTGGAGAAGCACTCGCAGAACGCGCTCGCGGTGGCGCGGTGGCTGAAGCAACACCCCAAGGTCGCCTGGGTGCGCTACCCCGGATTGGAGGATGACCCGTCCCACGCCAACGCCCGGCGCTACCTGCGCGGCGGCTTCGGCGGCCTGGTGACGTTCGGCGTCCACGGCGGGAGCGAGGCCGGGCGCAAGCTCATCAACCACGTGAAGCTCTGGAGCCTGCTCGCCAACATCGGCGACACGCGCTCTCTCATCATCCACCCCGCATCCACCACCCACGAGCAGCTCTCCCCCGAAGAGCGCCTCAGCACCGGCGTCACCGACGATTTGGTGCGCCTGTCCGTGGGCCTGGAGCACCTGGACGACCTGCTCGCCGACCTGGACCGGGCGCTCACCGCGCCCTGA
- a CDS encoding methylated-DNA--[protein]-cysteine S-methyltransferase yields MASSDYARIEQAILYLDAHALEQPSLEDAAAHVGLSPFHFQRLFSQWAGISPKRFVQLHTLRSARRLLAERRSVLETSLEVGLSGSGRLHELFVTLTSMTPGEYKLGGEGLTVRYGVHASPFGGCLLAVCERGICGLHFLTGESKEEALAALKHEWPRATFEESAEATAPWMERIFSASRPDAAPRPLSVLVRGTPFQVQVWQALLRVPSGEVTTYEDLARAIGKPKAMRAVGSAVGDNPVGLLIPCHRVLRKTGIFGEYRWGAARKRAMLAWEDLRYDDGVAQQARPGALVEPTAAQR; encoded by the coding sequence ATGGCATCCAGCGATTACGCCCGCATCGAACAGGCCATCCTCTACCTCGACGCGCATGCGCTCGAGCAGCCGTCCCTGGAGGATGCCGCCGCGCACGTGGGCTTGAGCCCCTTCCACTTCCAGCGGCTGTTCTCCCAGTGGGCGGGCATCAGCCCCAAGCGCTTCGTGCAGCTCCACACGCTCCGCTCGGCCCGGCGCCTGCTCGCCGAGCGCCGGAGCGTGCTGGAGACCTCGCTGGAAGTGGGGCTGTCGGGCAGCGGCCGACTGCACGAACTCTTCGTCACCCTCACGTCGATGACCCCGGGGGAGTACAAGCTGGGCGGGGAAGGGCTCACCGTGCGGTACGGCGTCCACGCGTCGCCGTTCGGTGGATGTCTCCTCGCCGTCTGCGAGCGCGGCATCTGCGGGCTGCACTTCCTCACCGGCGAGTCGAAGGAGGAGGCCTTGGCCGCGCTGAAGCACGAGTGGCCTCGCGCCACGTTCGAGGAGTCCGCCGAGGCCACGGCGCCCTGGATGGAGCGCATCTTCAGCGCTTCGCGCCCGGACGCGGCGCCCCGGCCGTTGTCGGTGCTGGTGCGTGGCACGCCCTTCCAGGTGCAGGTGTGGCAGGCGCTGCTGCGCGTGCCGTCGGGCGAGGTGACCACGTACGAGGACCTCGCGCGGGCCATTGGGAAGCCGAAGGCGATGCGCGCGGTGGGCTCGGCGGTGGGAGACAACCCCGTGGGGCTCCTGATTCCGTGCCACCGCGTGCTGCGCAAGACAGGCATCTTCGGTGAGTACCGCTGGGGCGCCGCGCGCAAGCGGGCGATGCTGGCGTGGGAGGACCTGCGCTACGACGACGGTGTCGCGCAGCAGGCCCGGCCTGGGGCCCTCGTCGAACCCACCGCGGCTCAGCGGTAG
- the tatC gene encoding twin-arginine translocase subunit TatC yields the protein MSLADHLTELRSRLMRCTIAVLVLGTVSLIFAKPIFGLLMQPVLDALPPENRALIYTSGIEELNVLMKVGVYCGIFLTTPVILMQIWGFVSPGLYPEERRFAAPFVAFGSIAFLLGAAFCYFAVLPSMFTFLLNEEETLALEQRLDSARLRADDALRFLRLGEAEEAGRIAKETSTALRADGTGQAPETQVAPAASVEMTARLEGLGRLLDAASVGYGAQSRGVLRQAVAKRVEAVTAYGNQDYAAAAAAMDGSASLLAGIAPTRTEEMAGLWRLEKELATAHTAHEAARWTRPMLSMHEQLSLVLLLILAFGIIFELPLVMALLGVVGVVKSSWLFKYQRHAFVVCLIAAAIITPTGDVVNLSLMAGPMLLCYELGVLLVWLVERRRARNSEETGITPAS from the coding sequence ATGAGTCTGGCGGACCACCTGACGGAGCTCCGCAGCCGTCTCATGCGGTGCACCATCGCGGTGCTCGTGCTGGGCACGGTTTCGCTCATCTTCGCCAAGCCGATTTTCGGCCTGCTGATGCAGCCGGTCCTGGACGCGCTGCCGCCCGAGAATCGCGCGCTCATCTACACGTCCGGCATCGAGGAGCTGAACGTCCTCATGAAGGTGGGCGTGTACTGCGGCATCTTCCTCACCACGCCCGTCATCCTGATGCAGATCTGGGGCTTCGTGTCGCCCGGCCTGTATCCGGAGGAGCGCCGCTTCGCCGCGCCCTTCGTGGCGTTCGGCTCCATCGCCTTCCTGCTGGGCGCCGCCTTCTGCTACTTCGCGGTGCTCCCCTCCATGTTCACCTTCCTCCTCAACGAGGAGGAGACGCTCGCCCTGGAGCAGCGCCTGGATTCGGCGCGGCTGCGCGCGGATGACGCCTTGCGCTTCCTGCGCCTGGGCGAGGCCGAGGAGGCGGGCCGCATCGCGAAGGAGACGAGCACCGCGCTGCGCGCCGACGGCACGGGCCAGGCGCCCGAGACGCAGGTGGCGCCCGCCGCCAGCGTGGAGATGACCGCGCGGCTGGAGGGCCTGGGCCGGCTGCTGGACGCGGCCTCGGTGGGCTACGGCGCCCAGTCACGCGGCGTGCTGCGGCAGGCCGTGGCGAAACGCGTGGAGGCCGTGACGGCCTACGGGAATCAAGACTACGCGGCGGCGGCGGCGGCCATGGATGGTTCAGCGAGCCTGCTGGCGGGCATCGCGCCCACGCGCACGGAGGAGATGGCGGGGCTGTGGCGGCTGGAGAAGGAGCTGGCGACGGCGCATACCGCGCACGAGGCGGCGCGCTGGACGCGGCCCATGCTCTCCATGCATGAGCAGCTCTCGCTGGTGCTGCTGCTCATCCTCGCCTTCGGCATCATCTTCGAGCTGCCGCTCGTCATGGCGTTGCTGGGCGTGGTGGGCGTGGTGAAGTCGTCCTGGCTCTTCAAGTACCAGCGCCACGCCTTCGTGGTGTGCCTCATCGCGGCGGCCATCATCACCCCCACGGGCGATGTGGTGAACCTGTCGCTGATGGCGGGCCCCATGCTGCTCTGCTACGAGCTGGGCGTGCTGCTGGTGTGGCTGGTGGAGCGGCGTCGCGCGCGGAACTCCGAGGAGACGGGCATCACCCCGGCGTCGTAG
- a CDS encoding phosphotransferase family protein: MSSTATIDPAGAVRQGEELNLPAVDAWLKAQVPTLEGTPEVTQYAGGASNWTYRLKYPNRDLILRRPPSGTKAKSAHDMAREYTVQQALKPAYPVVPTMVGLCQDPAVLGSDFYVMERIEGLIPRKHLPRGLTLDAKQTRELCLNVITKLVELHAVDPAAVGLTSLGKGPGYPTRQVEGWSARYEKARTWNVAGFRYVRDWLKANTPADIATCVIHNDWRFDNVVLDPAEPTRVIGVLDWEMATLGDPLMDLGSALAYWVHADDDIFLRSTRRQPTHLPGMLRREEVVAYYLDRTKLKPENWTFYEVFGLFRLAVIAQQIYYRYHHKQTRNPAFKNFWVLVNYLGWRCHRLIRKGAR; the protein is encoded by the coding sequence ATGTCATCGACCGCCACCATCGACCCCGCGGGCGCAGTCCGACAGGGCGAGGAGCTGAACCTCCCCGCCGTGGACGCCTGGCTCAAGGCCCAGGTGCCCACGCTGGAGGGCACGCCGGAAGTCACGCAGTACGCGGGCGGCGCCTCCAACTGGACGTACCGGCTGAAGTACCCGAACCGGGACCTCATCCTGCGCCGGCCGCCCTCGGGCACGAAGGCGAAGTCCGCGCATGACATGGCCCGCGAGTACACGGTGCAGCAGGCCCTGAAGCCGGCCTACCCCGTCGTGCCCACCATGGTCGGCCTGTGCCAGGACCCGGCCGTGCTGGGCAGCGACTTCTACGTCATGGAGCGCATCGAGGGGCTCATTCCGCGCAAGCACCTGCCTCGGGGCCTGACGCTGGACGCGAAGCAGACGCGCGAGCTGTGCCTCAACGTCATCACCAAGCTGGTGGAGCTGCACGCCGTGGACCCGGCGGCGGTGGGACTCACGTCACTGGGCAAGGGCCCGGGCTATCCCACGCGACAGGTGGAGGGCTGGTCCGCGCGCTACGAGAAGGCGCGGACCTGGAACGTCGCGGGCTTCCGCTACGTGCGCGACTGGCTCAAGGCGAACACGCCCGCGGACATCGCGACGTGTGTCATCCACAACGACTGGCGCTTCGACAATGTGGTGCTCGACCCGGCGGAGCCCACGCGCGTCATCGGTGTGCTCGACTGGGAGATGGCCACGCTGGGCGACCCGCTGATGGACCTGGGCAGCGCGCTCGCCTACTGGGTCCATGCCGATGACGACATCTTCCTGCGCTCGACGCGGCGTCAGCCCACGCACCTGCCCGGCATGCTGCGGCGCGAGGAGGTGGTGGCGTACTACCTGGACCGCACGAAGCTGAAGCCGGAGAACTGGACCTTCTACGAGGTGTTCGGCCTCTTCCGGCTCGCCGTCATCGCGCAGCAGATCTACTACCGCTACCACCACAAACAGACGCGCAACCCGGCGTTCAAGAACTTCTGGGTGCTGGTCAACTACCTCGGCTGGCGCTGCCACCGACTCATCCGGAAAGGAGCCCGCTGA
- a CDS encoding acyl-CoA dehydrogenase family protein, translated as MDFEPSERGKDYLERVKRFMSEHILPAETRYHEELRATAQGGDWKTWRVPPVMEELKAKAKAEGLWNLFLPDAKLGAGLSTLEYAPIAEETGRSFIAPEVFNCSAPDTGNMEVLWKYGSEAQQERWLKPLLAGEIRSVFCMTEPDVASSDATNMAATAIVDGDEIVLHGSKWWSSGLGHPNAKVAIFMARTPDTGGDRHHQHSMVLVPLDAPGVSIRRMLPVYGDYDAPHGHGEVHFDNVRVPRDNVISGPGMGFEIAQGRLGPGRIHHCMRCIGAAERSLELMIDRGMNRTAFGKPLLNLGGNREKVAEARIAIDQARLLTLYAAWKMDQVGALGAMSEISAIKVVAPNVLQKVVDDAIQLHGGAGVSQDTPLAGFFAQARSLRLADGPDEVHKGLIARIELSKRGFSRS; from the coding sequence ATGGACTTCGAGCCGAGTGAGCGAGGCAAGGACTACCTGGAGCGCGTGAAGCGCTTCATGAGCGAGCACATCCTCCCTGCGGAAACCCGCTATCACGAGGAGCTCCGCGCCACGGCGCAAGGCGGCGACTGGAAGACGTGGCGCGTGCCTCCTGTCATGGAGGAACTCAAGGCCAAGGCGAAGGCCGAGGGCCTGTGGAACCTGTTCCTCCCGGACGCGAAGCTCGGCGCCGGGCTCAGCACCCTGGAGTACGCCCCCATCGCGGAGGAGACGGGCCGCAGCTTCATCGCCCCCGAGGTCTTCAACTGCAGCGCTCCGGACACCGGCAACATGGAGGTGCTTTGGAAGTACGGCTCCGAGGCGCAGCAGGAGCGCTGGCTGAAGCCGCTGCTCGCCGGAGAAATCCGGTCGGTGTTCTGCATGACGGAGCCGGACGTCGCCTCGTCCGACGCCACCAACATGGCGGCGACCGCCATCGTCGACGGTGACGAAATCGTCCTCCATGGCAGCAAGTGGTGGTCCAGCGGCCTGGGGCACCCGAATGCGAAGGTGGCCATCTTCATGGCCCGCACGCCCGACACCGGCGGTGACCGCCACCATCAGCACTCCATGGTGCTGGTGCCGCTGGACGCCCCCGGGGTGAGCATCCGCCGCATGCTGCCCGTGTACGGCGACTACGACGCGCCCCACGGCCACGGCGAGGTCCACTTCGACAACGTGCGCGTCCCGCGCGACAACGTCATCTCCGGACCGGGGATGGGCTTCGAGATTGCCCAGGGCCGGCTCGGGCCGGGGCGCATCCATCACTGCATGCGCTGCATCGGGGCGGCGGAGCGGTCGCTGGAGCTGATGATTGACCGGGGCATGAACCGCACCGCCTTCGGGAAGCCGCTCCTCAACCTGGGCGGCAACCGCGAGAAGGTGGCCGAGGCCCGCATCGCCATCGACCAGGCGCGCCTGCTGACGCTCTATGCGGCCTGGAAGATGGACCAGGTGGGGGCGCTCGGGGCGATGAGCGAGATTTCCGCCATCAAGGTCGTCGCGCCCAATGTCCTCCAGAAGGTGGTGGACGACGCCATCCAGCTTCACGGCGGCGCGGGGGTGTCTCAAGATACGCCGCTGGCGGGCTTCTTCGCCCAGGCGCGCAGCCTGCGCCTCGCGGATGGACCGGACGAAGTGCACAAGGGCCTCATCGCCCGCATCGAGCTGTCCAAGCGGGGCTTCTCTCGGAGCTGA
- a CDS encoding SDR family oxidoreductase → MANQRIFITGGASGLGKAIALRFARAGWKVCIGDVNDARGDEALRELSALAPQAHYQRCDVRREEDLQDARDWLNAQWGGVDVVVNNAGVAQAGAIEDVSIEDWQWIIDINLLGVVRGCKVFTPGLKKQGHGHIVNVASMAGLLDVPLMSSYNATKAAVVSLSETLHNELAEYGVGVSVVCPSFFKTNLGDSLRTTDPRLGATMARLLERSAITADDIAKDIFTAVAQRGFYILPHADGRRTWRMKRLLPRELYSWMLRRSTRGMRHGSRPTSP, encoded by the coding sequence ATGGCCAATCAACGCATCTTCATTACCGGTGGTGCCAGCGGTCTCGGGAAGGCCATCGCCCTGCGCTTCGCTCGCGCGGGGTGGAAGGTCTGCATCGGCGACGTCAATGACGCCCGAGGCGACGAGGCCCTCCGGGAGCTCTCCGCCCTGGCGCCCCAGGCCCACTACCAGCGCTGTGACGTGCGCCGCGAGGAGGACCTCCAGGACGCTCGGGACTGGCTCAACGCCCAGTGGGGCGGCGTGGACGTGGTCGTCAACAACGCCGGTGTCGCGCAGGCGGGCGCCATCGAGGACGTGTCGATTGAAGACTGGCAGTGGATCATCGACATCAACCTGCTGGGCGTCGTGCGGGGCTGCAAGGTCTTCACGCCCGGCCTCAAGAAGCAGGGCCACGGCCACATCGTCAACGTGGCGTCCATGGCGGGCCTGCTCGATGTGCCGCTGATGAGCAGCTACAACGCGACCAAGGCGGCCGTGGTGTCGCTGTCGGAGACGCTGCACAACGAGCTGGCCGAGTACGGCGTCGGCGTCAGCGTCGTGTGCCCGTCCTTCTTCAAGACGAACCTGGGCGACTCACTGCGCACCACGGACCCTCGGCTGGGGGCCACCATGGCGCGGCTGCTCGAGCGCTCGGCCATCACCGCGGATGACATCGCCAAGGACATCTTCACCGCCGTGGCGCAGCGCGGGTTCTACATCCTGCCCCACGCGGACGGACGGAGGACGTGGCGGATGAAGCGCCTGCTGCCGCGCGAGCTCTATTCGTGGATGCTGCGCCGGAGCACCCGGGGCATGCGTCACGGTTCGCGTCCGACATCCCCCTGA
- a CDS encoding twin-arginine translocase TatA/TatE family subunit has protein sequence MFNIGAGEMVFILVAALLILGPQRLPELARGIGKFLREFRRQTDEVRNVVEREFYAMDQEIGEPPTAPVRPGTRFAPQPPESLGGGTDAPVPPVTDGAAPQQGDTAAPPSAQSSTQVLELDANGPREVSASEVPPSEGTAQAAAPEQPSAEAPEAAPEPASSSATSPTLSPIPGTVARNAPKRS, from the coding sequence ATGTTCAACATCGGCGCAGGCGAAATGGTGTTCATCCTGGTGGCCGCGCTGCTCATTCTTGGGCCGCAGCGGCTGCCAGAACTCGCGCGTGGCATCGGCAAGTTCCTGCGTGAGTTCCGCCGCCAGACGGATGAAGTCCGCAACGTGGTGGAGCGTGAGTTCTACGCCATGGACCAGGAAATCGGAGAGCCGCCCACCGCGCCCGTGAGGCCCGGCACGCGGTTCGCCCCTCAGCCGCCGGAGTCCCTGGGCGGCGGGACGGACGCGCCGGTGCCTCCCGTGACGGACGGCGCGGCGCCGCAGCAGGGCGACACGGCGGCGCCTCCTTCCGCGCAGTCCTCCACGCAAGTGCTGGAGCTGGACGCGAACGGGCCTCGCGAGGTGTCCGCTTCGGAGGTGCCGCCCAGCGAGGGCACCGCCCAGGCGGCGGCGCCGGAGCAGCCCTCGGCCGAAGCGCCCGAGGCGGCGCCGGAGCCGGCTTCTTCTTCCGCCACCTCGCCCACGCTGTCGCCCATCCCGGGCACGGTGGCGCGCAACGCCCCGAAACGGAGCTGA
- a CDS encoding histidine phosphatase family protein: MGVVYLVRHGQASFGAENYDQLSETGFEQARLLGTALRERLPRVDAVVTGTLARHRQTAETCLAALGCETTSVQTPGFDEFDHEDIVARHTPRYADQAVLREELSRMESPRQAYQALYMEAVARWVSGNHDADYPEPWSTFRKRCVAALDALIEQMGPSKNALVFTSGGPITAVCQDLLRIPDEHAFRLNLTLANCGLTKVIYSARGRYLSTLNEHAHFEGAQRALLTYR; the protein is encoded by the coding sequence ATGGGCGTGGTGTACCTCGTCCGCCATGGACAGGCGTCGTTCGGCGCGGAGAACTACGACCAGCTCTCCGAGACAGGCTTCGAGCAGGCCCGGCTGCTGGGAACCGCGCTGCGCGAGCGCCTTCCGCGCGTGGACGCCGTCGTCACCGGCACCCTGGCGCGGCACCGGCAGACGGCGGAGACGTGCCTCGCGGCGCTCGGGTGTGAAACCACCTCCGTGCAGACCCCGGGCTTCGACGAGTTCGACCACGAGGACATCGTCGCCCGCCACACGCCGCGCTACGCGGACCAGGCCGTGCTGCGCGAGGAGCTGTCGCGGATGGAGTCGCCCCGTCAGGCCTACCAGGCGCTCTACATGGAGGCCGTGGCCCGCTGGGTCTCGGGCAACCATGACGCGGACTATCCGGAGCCGTGGTCCACGTTCCGGAAGCGCTGCGTCGCCGCGCTGGACGCGCTCATCGAGCAGATGGGCCCGTCGAAGAACGCGCTCGTCTTCACGTCGGGTGGCCCCATCACCGCCGTCTGCCAGGACCTGCTCCGCATCCCGGATGAACACGCCTTCCGCCTCAACCTGACGCTGGCGAACTGCGGCCTCACCAAGGTCATCTACAGCGCGCGGGGCCGGTACCTCTCAACGCTGAACGAGCACGCCCACTTCGAAGGTGCCCAGCGCGCCCTGCTCACCTACCGCTGA
- a CDS encoding potassium channel family protein codes for MKKPSRRHFRANLRYLRALTRRFRTTLTLSAVLFLGGPLFFHWRFRSPEGQRIDFGEALHHTYFLLYGQPSLPYVDDWLVEVLNLVIPPTGIALVADGVVRFAYLFFARHKNDKEWIEVVSETMKGHVVVCGAGRVGYRVVTQLREMGREVVVVEKREDAAFVSALRDELVPLLIDDTRSPLCLPRTNVKDASAIVCATDDDLANLNIALDARKLNPNIRVVIRLFDDDLSGKVRETFKAEALSSSSLAAPAMALAAMDPRIIHSFHLSKHLMVVSLFEARLGLPSLTISEVRDRFGCLTLSLQRGGEEKLHPPGDEVIRSGDVLSLQASYPEYRRLRAFTHEAEPPLWSHHDPVPVVTPSARKVG; via the coding sequence ATGAAGAAGCCGTCCCGCCGGCACTTCCGGGCCAACCTGCGCTACCTGCGGGCGCTCACGCGGCGCTTTCGCACCACGTTGACGCTGTCGGCCGTGCTGTTCCTGGGCGGGCCGCTGTTCTTCCACTGGCGCTTCCGCAGCCCGGAAGGACAGCGCATCGACTTCGGTGAGGCGCTACACCACACCTACTTCCTGCTCTACGGCCAGCCGTCGCTGCCCTACGTGGACGACTGGCTGGTGGAGGTGCTCAACCTGGTGATTCCCCCTACGGGGATTGCCCTGGTGGCTGACGGTGTGGTGCGCTTCGCCTACCTCTTCTTCGCCCGGCACAAGAACGACAAGGAGTGGATTGAAGTGGTCTCTGAAACGATGAAGGGCCACGTCGTGGTGTGCGGGGCGGGGCGGGTGGGCTACCGCGTGGTGACGCAGTTGCGGGAGATGGGCCGGGAAGTGGTGGTGGTGGAGAAGCGCGAGGACGCCGCCTTCGTGTCCGCGCTGCGCGACGAGCTGGTGCCGCTGCTCATCGACGACACCCGCAGCCCGCTGTGCCTGCCGCGCACCAACGTGAAGGATGCCTCTGCCATCGTCTGCGCCACGGACGATGATTTGGCCAACCTCAACATCGCGCTCGACGCGCGCAAGCTCAACCCGAACATCCGCGTGGTCATCCGCCTGTTCGACGATGACTTGAGCGGCAAGGTGCGCGAGACGTTCAAGGCCGAGGCGCTCTCCAGTTCGTCCCTGGCGGCGCCGGCCATGGCGCTGGCGGCCATGGACCCGCGCATCATCCACTCGTTCCACCTGTCCAAGCACCTGATGGTCGTCTCGCTCTTCGAGGCGCGCCTGGGCCTGCCGAGCCTCACCATCTCCGAGGTGCGGGACAGGTTCGGTTGCCTCACGCTGTCCCTGCAACGCGGCGGCGAGGAGAAGCTGCACCCTCCCGGCGACGAGGTCATCCGGTCCGGCGACGTGCTGTCGCTCCAGGCGTCCTATCCGGAGTACCGGCGGCTGCGCGCCTTCACCCACGAGGCGGAGCCGCCGCTCTGGTCCCACCACGACCCGGTGCCGGTGGTCACGCCTTCGGCACGCAAGGTGGGCTGA
- a CDS encoding nuclear transport factor 2 family protein: MFTEEDILAAEEALRQAMLSSDVVALDALLSDDLLFVNHTGQLFDKEADLAPHRSGALRLTRLDVTEQELRYLSAGAVVIVRASLSGEFQGARFEGDFRYTRVWQVVDDAPQVISAHCTALG, encoded by the coding sequence ATGTTCACGGAGGAAGACATCCTGGCGGCGGAGGAGGCCCTGCGGCAGGCGATGCTGTCGAGCGACGTGGTCGCGCTCGACGCGCTGCTCTCCGACGACCTCCTCTTCGTCAATCACACCGGGCAGCTCTTCGACAAGGAAGCGGACCTCGCGCCGCACCGCTCGGGAGCGCTTCGCCTCACGCGTCTGGACGTCACCGAGCAGGAGCTTCGCTACCTCTCCGCGGGCGCCGTCGTCATCGTCCGCGCCTCGCTATCCGGAGAGTTCCAGGGAGCCCGCTTCGAAGGAGACTTCCGCTACACACGCGTGTGGCAGGTCGTCGACGACGCGCCTCAAGTCATCTCGGCGCACTGCACGGCGTTGGGGTGA